One genomic segment of Erpetoichthys calabaricus chromosome 7, fErpCal1.3, whole genome shotgun sequence includes these proteins:
- the LOC114654595 gene encoding protein JTB-like has translation MTLGSFQLLPFMWIGWSLICSDFRFSIGAPAKQREYKYTSAQLSRPCWETEEFTVQQECFECSDYQKKTELECKISGFVEKINCKLGQDEYRNCRSVSAEELKFWKFEGCVISLGTIFAFIVLIRQRALDRRAENKVRRQIEGI, from the exons ATGACGTTAGGTTCATTCCAGTTATTGCCCTTCATGTGGATTGGATGGAGTTTAATTTGCTCAGATTTTag ATTCAGTATTGGAGCACCTGCAAAACAAAGGgaatacaaataca CAAGTGCTCAACTTTCAAGGCCTTGTTGGGAGACAGAAGAGTTCACAGTGCAGCAGGAATGTTTTGAATGCTCAGATTATCAAAAG AAAACAGAATTGGAATGCAAAATTTCTGGATTTGTTGAAAAAATCAACTGTAAGTTGGGTCAGGATGAATACAGAAA ttgcCGCTCTGTGTCAGCAGAGGAGCTAAAATTTTGGAAATTTGAAGGCTGTGTAATTTCTTTGGGTACGATCTTTGCTTTTATTGTCCTCATCCGACAGCGGGCTTTGGACAGacgagcagaaaacaaagtcaggCGTCAGATTGAAGGAATCTGA